In Kogia breviceps isolate mKogBre1 chromosome 7, mKogBre1 haplotype 1, whole genome shotgun sequence, a single window of DNA contains:
- the LOC131759859 gene encoding mas-related G-protein coupled receptor member F isoform X2 — translation MCPGVSEAPELYSRGFLTIEQISMLPPPAVMNYIFLLLCLCGLAGNGLVLWFFGFSIKRSPFSIYFLHLASADVGYLFSKAVFSSLNAGGFLGSFADYVRAVSRILGLCMFVTSVSLLPAVSSERCLSVIFPSWYWRRRPKRLSAVVCSLLWTLSLLVTGIHSYFCVFLGRQASGTGCRHVDTFLGVLLFLVFCPLMVLPCLALVLHVECRARRRQRSAKLNHVILAVVSVFLVSSIYLGIDWFLFWVFQILAPFPEYVTDLCICINSSAKPVVYFLAGRDKSQRLWEPLRVVFQRALRDGAEPGEAGGSTPNTATMEMQCSPGNAS, via the coding sequence ATGTGTCCGGGAGTGAGCGAGGCCCCGGAGCTCTACAGCCGCGGCTTCCTGACCATCGAGCAGATCAGCATGCTGCCACCGCCAGCCGTCATGAACTACATCTTCCTGCTTCTCTGTCTGTGCGGCCTGGCGGGCAACGGGCTGGTCCTCTGGTTTTTCGGCTTCTCCATCAAGAGGAGCCCCTTCTCCATCTACTTTCTGCACTTGGCCAGCGCGGACGTCGGCTACCTCTTTAGCAAGGCCGTGTTCTCCAGCCTGAACGCGGGGGGCTTCCTGGGCTCGTTTGCCGACTACGTCCGCGCAGTGTCCCGGATCCTGGGGCTCTGCATGTTCGTCACCAGCGTGAGCCTGCTGCCAGCCGTGAGCTCGGAGCGCTGCCTGTCGGTCATCTTTCCCTCTTGGTACTGGCGCCGGCGGCCCAAGCGCCTGTCGGCTGTGGTGTGCTCCCTGCTCTGGACCCTGTCACTCCTGGTCACCGGCATCCACAGCTACTTCTGCGTGTTCCTGGGCCGCCAGGCGTCCGGGACGGGCTGCAGGCACGTGGACACGTTCCTGGGCGTCCTGCTCTTCCTGGTCTTCTGTCCCCTCATGGTGCTGCCGTGTCTGGCACTCGTCCTGCACGTGGAATGCCGGGCCCGACGGCGCCAGCGCTCGGCCAAGCTCAACCACGTCATCCTGGCCGTGGTCTCGGTTTTCCTCGTGTCCTCCATCTACTTAGGGATCGACTGGTTCCTCTTCTGGGTCTTCCAGATCCTGGCCCCCTTCCCCGAGTACGTCACCGACCTGTGTATCTGCATCAACAGCAGCGCCAAGCCTGTCGTCTACTTCCTGGCCGGCAGGGACAAGTCACAGCGGCTGTGGGAGCCCCTCAGGGTGGTCTTCCAGCGGGCCCTGCGCGACGGGGCCGAGCCGGGGGAGGCGGGGGGCAGCACCCCCAACACGGCCACCATGGAGATGCAGTGCTCCCCGGGGAATGCCTCGTGA
- the LOC131759859 gene encoding mas-related G-protein coupled receptor member F isoform X1, with product MAGNCSWEAHPTSRNKMCPGVSEAPELYSRGFLTIEQISMLPPPAVMNYIFLLLCLCGLAGNGLVLWFFGFSIKRSPFSIYFLHLASADVGYLFSKAVFSSLNAGGFLGSFADYVRAVSRILGLCMFVTSVSLLPAVSSERCLSVIFPSWYWRRRPKRLSAVVCSLLWTLSLLVTGIHSYFCVFLGRQASGTGCRHVDTFLGVLLFLVFCPLMVLPCLALVLHVECRARRRQRSAKLNHVILAVVSVFLVSSIYLGIDWFLFWVFQILAPFPEYVTDLCICINSSAKPVVYFLAGRDKSQRLWEPLRVVFQRALRDGAEPGEAGGSTPNTATMEMQCSPGNAS from the exons ATGGCTGGCAACTGCTCCTGGGAGGCCCATCCCACCAGCAGGAACAAG ATGTGTCCGGGAGTGAGCGAGGCCCCGGAGCTCTACAGCCGCGGCTTCCTGACCATCGAGCAGATCAGCATGCTGCCACCGCCAGCCGTCATGAACTACATCTTCCTGCTTCTCTGTCTGTGCGGCCTGGCGGGCAACGGGCTGGTCCTCTGGTTTTTCGGCTTCTCCATCAAGAGGAGCCCCTTCTCCATCTACTTTCTGCACTTGGCCAGCGCGGACGTCGGCTACCTCTTTAGCAAGGCCGTGTTCTCCAGCCTGAACGCGGGGGGCTTCCTGGGCTCGTTTGCCGACTACGTCCGCGCAGTGTCCCGGATCCTGGGGCTCTGCATGTTCGTCACCAGCGTGAGCCTGCTGCCAGCCGTGAGCTCGGAGCGCTGCCTGTCGGTCATCTTTCCCTCTTGGTACTGGCGCCGGCGGCCCAAGCGCCTGTCGGCTGTGGTGTGCTCCCTGCTCTGGACCCTGTCACTCCTGGTCACCGGCATCCACAGCTACTTCTGCGTGTTCCTGGGCCGCCAGGCGTCCGGGACGGGCTGCAGGCACGTGGACACGTTCCTGGGCGTCCTGCTCTTCCTGGTCTTCTGTCCCCTCATGGTGCTGCCGTGTCTGGCACTCGTCCTGCACGTGGAATGCCGGGCCCGACGGCGCCAGCGCTCGGCCAAGCTCAACCACGTCATCCTGGCCGTGGTCTCGGTTTTCCTCGTGTCCTCCATCTACTTAGGGATCGACTGGTTCCTCTTCTGGGTCTTCCAGATCCTGGCCCCCTTCCCCGAGTACGTCACCGACCTGTGTATCTGCATCAACAGCAGCGCCAAGCCTGTCGTCTACTTCCTGGCCGGCAGGGACAAGTCACAGCGGCTGTGGGAGCCCCTCAGGGTGGTCTTCCAGCGGGCCCTGCGCGACGGGGCCGAGCCGGGGGAGGCGGGGGGCAGCACCCCCAACACGGCCACCATGGAGATGCAGTGCTCCCCGGGGAATGCCTCGTGA